The proteins below come from a single Terriglobales bacterium genomic window:
- a CDS encoding TldD/PmbA family protein: MKHIADWALNTAAQRGASYCDLRVVDERDRMLATKNGAVGHASEGESLGVGIRVIVNGSWGFAATEELTREGVEGAAVQAVEIARASAGVKEHDVRLAPEKPVTVEWSSPCRVDPFSTSIEQNLDLLLRVDKELRAVEGVTLAETNLHLRRYEQWFYSSEGSDIHQTRTTTGAGFTAYSFQGSEIQKRSYPNSFGGQYQNKGYELIEELKLVDNARRIGEECVALHKADQCPEGKSDIVLDSSQLGLQIHESIGHPIELDRVLGMEANFAGMSFLTLEKLRTLRYGSDIVNVVADATEQHGPGLGTFAYDDEGVPAQCTPIITNGLFTGYLSSRETAHAISEQRSNGTMRAEGWNRIPIIRMTNVSILPGEKPLSLEQLISGTDRGIFMQTNRSWSIDDKRYNFQFGTEIGWEIKGGKLGRMLKNPSYSGITTEFWNSMDAICSRDQWTLWGTPNCGKGQPMQTMGTGHGAAPARFRNVTVGTAYKGA, from the coding sequence ATGAAACACATCGCTGATTGGGCCTTGAACACGGCGGCGCAGCGCGGCGCCAGCTACTGCGACCTGCGGGTGGTGGACGAACGCGACCGCATGCTGGCCACCAAGAACGGCGCCGTGGGCCACGCTTCGGAGGGTGAGTCGCTGGGTGTGGGCATCCGCGTCATCGTCAACGGCTCGTGGGGCTTCGCGGCCACCGAGGAACTGACTAGGGAAGGCGTCGAGGGCGCGGCTGTCCAGGCAGTCGAGATCGCGCGCGCCTCGGCCGGGGTGAAGGAGCATGACGTCCGCCTGGCCCCGGAAAAGCCGGTGACTGTCGAGTGGAGCTCGCCCTGCCGCGTCGATCCCTTCTCCACCTCCATCGAGCAGAACCTCGACCTGCTGCTGCGCGTGGACAAGGAGCTGCGGGCGGTGGAGGGCGTCACGCTGGCCGAGACCAATCTCCACCTCCGCCGCTACGAGCAGTGGTTCTATTCGTCCGAAGGTTCCGACATCCACCAGACGCGCACCACCACCGGCGCCGGATTCACCGCCTACAGCTTCCAGGGCAGCGAGATCCAGAAGCGCTCCTACCCCAACTCCTTCGGCGGGCAGTACCAGAACAAGGGCTATGAGCTGATCGAGGAGCTGAAGCTGGTGGACAACGCCCGCCGTATCGGGGAAGAGTGCGTGGCGCTGCATAAAGCCGACCAGTGCCCGGAAGGAAAGTCCGACATCGTGCTCGATTCCTCGCAGCTGGGGCTGCAGATCCACGAATCCATCGGCCACCCCATCGAACTCGACCGGGTGCTGGGCATGGAGGCGAACTTCGCCGGGATGTCCTTCCTTACTTTGGAGAAGCTGCGCACCCTGCGCTACGGCAGCGACATCGTGAACGTGGTAGCCGACGCCACCGAGCAGCACGGCCCGGGCCTGGGAACCTTCGCCTACGACGATGAAGGCGTCCCGGCGCAGTGCACGCCCATCATCACCAACGGCTTGTTCACCGGCTATCTATCGTCGCGGGAGACGGCGCATGCCATCTCCGAGCAGCGCTCCAACGGCACCATGCGGGCGGAAGGCTGGAACCGTATCCCCATCATCCGCATGACCAACGTCAGCATTCTGCCGGGGGAGAAGCCGCTCAGCCTGGAGCAGCTCATCTCCGGTACCGACCGCGGCATCTTCATGCAGACCAACCGCTCCTGGTCCATCGACGACAAGCGTTACAACTTCCAGTTCGGCACCGAGATCGGATGGGAGATCAAGGGCGGGAAGCTCGGGCGCATGCTCAAGAACCCGTCATATTCCGGCATCACCACCGAGTTCTGGAACTCCATGGACGCCATCTGCAGCCGCGACCAGTGGACGCTGTGGGGCACTCCGAACTGCGGCAAAGGCCAGCCGATGCAAACCATGGGCACGGGCCACGGCGCGGCGCCCGCGCGTTTCAGGAATGTGACCGTAGGCACAGCGTACAAGGGCGCTTAG
- a CDS encoding TldD/PmbA family protein, which yields MLNKERCQEIFDTVKKASSADEVEVLFAGGHHALTRFANNTIHQNVADENYVVSIRPVIGKKTARATTNKLDPESLKRAGASAEAITRVQQPDPDLLPMAEPERARADERSPSRWFEQTAAVTPQDRAAAVGRMVDVAKRNRLTTAGIYAISRSLEAIFNSRGLAQYHQQTSSEISITMLAEDSSGWQKANSPDVRNLDPVALAETAARKARESTHPQEMAPGKYTVILEPAAVLDLVGFMFYDFGGMAILDQRSFLNNRVGTRLFGENVNIWDDAYHPLQSGAPFDGEGVRRQRVQLVERGTVKSLVYARGTADKMKRSEHAAKVGDVRPTGHGLPLPNEIGEVPLNIVFDVPGPTQTVEQMVASTERGVLVTRLWYIREVDPYEKILTGMTRDGTFLVENGRIRHGVRNFRFNQSLIALLSGVEAQGTPVRASGEESFDMVVPAMKVRDFNFTEVTKF from the coding sequence ATGCTCAACAAAGAACGCTGCCAGGAGATCTTCGACACGGTCAAGAAGGCATCTTCCGCCGACGAGGTGGAGGTCCTGTTCGCCGGTGGACATCACGCTCTGACCCGCTTTGCCAACAACACCATTCACCAGAACGTCGCGGACGAAAATTACGTGGTCTCCATCCGGCCGGTCATCGGCAAGAAGACCGCTCGCGCCACCACCAACAAGCTCGACCCGGAATCGTTGAAGCGCGCGGGCGCCTCGGCGGAGGCCATCACCCGGGTGCAGCAGCCCGACCCCGACCTGCTGCCCATGGCGGAGCCCGAGCGCGCGCGGGCCGATGAGCGCAGCCCCAGCCGCTGGTTCGAGCAGACCGCGGCCGTCACCCCCCAGGACCGCGCCGCCGCCGTGGGGCGCATGGTGGATGTGGCCAAGCGCAACCGGCTGACGACGGCGGGCATTTATGCCATCTCTCGCAGCCTTGAGGCCATCTTCAATTCCCGCGGCCTTGCCCAATATCACCAGCAGACCTCCTCGGAAATCTCCATCACCATGCTGGCCGAGGACTCCTCCGGCTGGCAGAAAGCAAACTCGCCTGACGTCCGCAACCTGGACCCGGTCGCTTTGGCTGAAACCGCCGCCCGCAAAGCCCGCGAATCCACGCACCCCCAGGAGATGGCGCCCGGCAAGTACACGGTGATCCTGGAGCCCGCCGCGGTGCTCGACTTGGTGGGCTTCATGTTCTACGACTTCGGCGGGATGGCCATCCTCGACCAGCGCTCCTTCCTTAACAACCGGGTGGGCACCAGGCTCTTCGGCGAGAATGTCAACATCTGGGACGACGCTTACCACCCCCTGCAATCCGGCGCTCCCTTCGACGGCGAGGGCGTCCGCCGCCAGCGCGTTCAACTGGTGGAGCGCGGGACCGTCAAGAGCCTGGTCTATGCCCGGGGCACGGCCGACAAGATGAAGCGCTCCGAGCACGCCGCCAAAGTGGGCGACGTCCGGCCCACCGGACATGGTCTCCCCCTGCCCAACGAGATCGGCGAAGTGCCACTCAACATCGTCTTCGACGTCCCGGGCCCTACGCAGACTGTAGAGCAGATGGTGGCCTCCACCGAACGCGGCGTCCTGGTCACCCGCCTGTGGTATATCCGCGAGGTGGACCCTTACGAGAAGATCCTCACCGGCATGACCCGCGACGGCACCTTCCTGGTGGAAAACGGCCGGATCCGGCACGGGGTGCGCAACTTCCGCTTCAACCAGAGCCTGATCGCACTGCTCTCCGGGGTCGAGGCGCAGGGGACGCCGGTGCGCGCCAGCGGAGAAGAGTCCTTCGACATGGTGGTGCCCGCCATGAAGGTGCGGGACTTCAACTTCACCGAAGTGACGAAATTCTAG
- a CDS encoding PilZ domain-containing protein, translating into MNKQQSTDELRSSVRFPIKLPVAVTTEARQEHRAETENISAGGVLFTVDAEMAPGSKIEFAIAMPATVLGTSSDVMVKCVGRVVRCAEEGNRKAVAAVIDEYRFDRH; encoded by the coding sequence ATGAATAAGCAGCAATCAACCGACGAACTGCGCAGTTCGGTTCGTTTCCCCATCAAGTTGCCGGTTGCGGTCACGACCGAAGCGCGGCAGGAGCATCGCGCGGAGACCGAGAACATCTCGGCCGGCGGAGTGCTGTTCACGGTCGACGCCGAGATGGCCCCCGGGTCGAAGATCGAGTTCGCCATCGCCATGCCGGCGACTGTGTTGGGGACTTCGTCCGATGTGATGGTAAAGTGTGTCGGTCGGGTCGTGCGCTGCGCCGAGGAAGGGAACCGCAAGGCGGTCGCCGCGGTCATCGACGAGTACCGGTTCGATCGCCACTAG
- a CDS encoding response regulator transcription factor, which produces MGSSSPKPASPPVRNANGAKTPTPTPLKVLLADSQAIYRVGIRKIFALEDDLRVVAQAETLGQTLAAASKFSPDVILFESGICPNPAEAVGEVSKRAPNGRIVVITESIDEEATIEYFRRGVRGIVPRAISPDLLVRCVRKVAEGETWLDNQGINWVIEAYRSQASQLTSPRPKTKLTDKELLIVSCVTQGMKNKEIAAEIGTTEQVVKNYLRKVYDKLGVSDRLELALYSIHHRLLAGGKGSDKTEAEAMAAAAGAAPPSQPQKA; this is translated from the coding sequence ATGGGCAGCTCCTCTCCCAAACCCGCCAGCCCGCCCGTCCGGAACGCGAACGGCGCCAAGACCCCGACGCCGACGCCGCTGAAAGTGTTGCTGGCGGACAGCCAGGCCATCTACCGCGTGGGCATCCGCAAGATCTTCGCGCTCGAGGACGACCTGCGGGTAGTCGCGCAGGCCGAGACCCTCGGCCAGACTTTGGCCGCCGCCTCCAAGTTCTCTCCCGACGTGATCCTCTTCGAGTCTGGCATCTGCCCCAATCCCGCCGAGGCGGTGGGTGAGGTGAGCAAGCGCGCCCCCAACGGCCGCATCGTGGTGATCACCGAGAGCATCGACGAGGAAGCGACCATCGAGTATTTCCGGCGCGGGGTCCGCGGCATCGTCCCCCGCGCCATCTCGCCCGACCTGCTGGTGCGCTGCGTGCGCAAGGTGGCGGAGGGCGAGACCTGGCTCGACAACCAGGGCATCAATTGGGTCATCGAAGCCTACCGCTCCCAGGCCTCCCAGCTTACTTCGCCCCGTCCCAAGACCAAGCTGACCGACAAGGAATTGCTGATCGTCTCCTGCGTGACCCAGGGCATGAAGAACAAGGAGATCGCGGCTGAGATCGGCACCACCGAGCAGGTGGTGAAGAATTACTTGCGCAAGGTGTACGACAAGCTGGGCGTCTCCGACCGGCTCGAGTTGGCCCTGTACAGCATCCACCATCGGCTGCTGGCCGGCGGCAAGGGCTCCGACAAGACCGAGGCTGAAGCCATGGCCGCCGCGGCCGGCGCCGCACCCCCCTCGCAGCCTCAGAAAGCCTGA
- the prfB gene encoding peptide chain release factor 2, translating into MLSKRRSATCGSTFDAPKVRAQLADIEKRLHQPDFWSNPEQSQQVMRERKRLEETLATEAGLARREADISAYFELAREGESVEADLKREIDSLRVLVDSLETKTLLSGENDARNAIVTIHPGAGGIESQDWAEMLLRMYLRWAERHGLETVLNDHQAGEEAGIKSATFTVAGEYAYGLLTSEIGVHRLVRISPFDQQARRHTSFASVFVSPEIDETIQIDIKPEDLRVDTYRSGGRGGQHVNTTDSAVRLTHIPTGIVVACQNERSQHKNKDRAMKILRSKLYEYELEKKQAETKKIEDSKLDIDFGSQIRSYVLQPYRMVKDLRTRVEVGDVDRVLDGDIDVFIREYLKQRRAVQK; encoded by the coding sequence CTGCTCTCAAAGAGAAGGTCCGCGACCTGCGGGAGTACCTTTGACGCGCCCAAAGTCCGCGCGCAGCTAGCCGACATCGAGAAAAGACTCCACCAGCCCGACTTCTGGTCCAACCCGGAGCAGTCGCAGCAGGTCATGCGCGAACGCAAGCGGCTGGAGGAAACGCTGGCCACCGAGGCCGGGCTGGCGCGGCGCGAAGCCGACATCTCTGCCTACTTCGAGCTGGCCCGCGAAGGCGAGAGCGTGGAGGCCGACCTCAAGCGCGAGATCGACTCCCTGCGCGTGCTGGTCGACAGCCTGGAGACCAAGACACTGCTCTCCGGGGAGAACGACGCGCGCAACGCCATCGTCACCATCCATCCCGGGGCCGGCGGCATCGAGTCGCAGGACTGGGCGGAGATGCTGCTGCGCATGTACCTGCGCTGGGCGGAGCGCCATGGCCTCGAGACCGTGCTCAACGATCACCAGGCGGGGGAGGAGGCGGGCATCAAGTCGGCCACCTTCACTGTTGCCGGGGAATACGCCTACGGCTTGCTCACCAGCGAGATCGGCGTGCACCGCCTGGTGCGCATCTCGCCGTTCGACCAGCAGGCGCGGCGGCACACTTCCTTCGCCAGCGTGTTCGTCTCCCCCGAGATCGACGAAACCATCCAGATCGACATCAAGCCGGAAGACCTGCGGGTGGACACCTATCGTTCGGGGGGGCGCGGCGGGCAGCACGTCAACACCACCGACTCCGCGGTGCGCCTCACCCACATCCCGACCGGCATCGTGGTCGCCTGCCAGAACGAGCGCTCGCAGCACAAGAACAAAGACCGGGCGATGAAGATCCTGCGCTCCAAGCTCTACGAATACGAGCTGGAGAAGAAGCAGGCGGAGACGAAGAAGATCGAGGACTCAAAGCTCGACATCGATTTCGGCTCGCAGATCCGCTCCTACGTGCTTCAGCCCTACCGGATGGTGAAGGACCTGCGCACCAGGGTCGAGGTCGGGGACGTGGACCGGGTGCTCGACGGCGACATCGATGTCTTCATCCGCGAATACCTGAAGCAACGGCGGGCGGTGCAGAAGTAA
- the lnt gene encoding apolipoprotein N-acyltransferase, whose translation MLAALSGVLQVLVFPRPNLVILCWICLTPLLVAILAGQQEELRVIDPAGRDLGATTPGQGFLLGYLSGIIWYAGSCYWVYDVMHEYGGLPGPVALGILVLYCLYLGLYHGAFGLMVAALARRGGDNQGRVLALAPFIWVAVELARARISGFPWDLLGTAQVDNIPLTGVATITGVYGLSFGIALANAAFAAAFLLPPVRRRLMLVTSLAAAATLQAGALVRPAPLPATHSARLVQSNVPILGGGAWTIQYFRQTLAALTELSEQPAGGVTSPAPRLIVWPESPTPFFLNDPNFHHVIMGIAQQTGSYVVAGSIGVRNTPGREKNSEFLNSAAVMSPAGQWVARYDKVHLVPFGEYVPFKSLLSFAESLTKQSGDFSPGAERTVIVLDGHRMGIFICYESVFPDEVRIFADRGAEVFLNISNDGWFGDTGAPYQHLNMARMRAIENRRWLLRGTNTGVTGSIDPYGRLVAQAPRHQRTAIDVPYAFRSDTTFYTRHGDVFAYLCAIITVAGLLARLRFRAGAIRGSRS comes from the coding sequence ATGCTGGCAGCACTTTCCGGAGTGCTGCAAGTGCTGGTCTTCCCCCGTCCCAACCTGGTGATCCTGTGCTGGATCTGCCTGACCCCGTTGCTGGTGGCCATCCTGGCCGGACAGCAGGAGGAGTTGCGGGTCATCGACCCGGCGGGGCGCGACCTCGGCGCCACCACGCCCGGCCAGGGATTCCTGCTGGGATACCTGAGCGGCATCATCTGGTATGCCGGGAGTTGCTACTGGGTGTACGACGTCATGCACGAGTACGGCGGGCTGCCCGGGCCCGTCGCGCTCGGGATCCTGGTCCTCTACTGCCTGTATCTCGGGCTCTATCACGGGGCGTTCGGACTGATGGTGGCCGCTCTCGCGCGCCGGGGCGGCGACAATCAGGGGCGGGTGCTGGCGCTGGCGCCATTCATCTGGGTGGCGGTCGAGTTGGCGCGCGCTCGCATCAGCGGCTTTCCCTGGGACCTGCTGGGCACGGCGCAGGTGGACAACATCCCGCTCACCGGCGTCGCCACCATCACCGGGGTTTACGGGCTGTCATTCGGCATCGCCCTGGCCAATGCAGCGTTTGCCGCGGCGTTCCTGCTGCCGCCGGTGCGGCGCCGGCTGATGCTGGTGACCAGCCTGGCGGCGGCGGCCACGCTGCAGGCTGGCGCGCTGGTTCGTCCTGCGCCTCTGCCCGCGACCCACAGCGCGCGGCTGGTGCAATCGAACGTGCCCATCCTGGGCGGGGGCGCCTGGACCATCCAGTATTTTCGCCAGACATTGGCCGCGCTCACCGAGTTGAGCGAGCAACCTGCAGGCGGCGTGACATCGCCGGCGCCGCGGTTGATCGTGTGGCCGGAGTCGCCGACGCCGTTTTTCCTCAACGACCCGAACTTCCACCACGTGATCATGGGCATCGCGCAGCAGACCGGGTCTTACGTGGTGGCCGGCAGCATCGGCGTGCGCAACACGCCAGGGCGGGAGAAGAACTCCGAGTTCCTGAACTCGGCCGCCGTGATGTCGCCTGCCGGCCAGTGGGTGGCGCGTTACGACAAGGTGCACCTGGTCCCCTTCGGCGAGTACGTGCCCTTCAAGTCGCTGCTGAGCTTCGCCGAATCGCTGACCAAGCAATCGGGAGATTTCTCGCCGGGAGCGGAGCGCACCGTCATCGTCCTCGACGGCCACCGGATGGGCATATTCATCTGCTATGAGTCGGTGTTTCCGGACGAGGTGCGCATCTTCGCCGACCGCGGCGCCGAAGTGTTCCTCAACATCTCCAACGACGGCTGGTTCGGCGACACCGGAGCGCCCTACCAGCACCTGAACATGGCGCGGATGCGCGCCATCGAGAACCGGCGCTGGCTGCTGCGCGGCACCAATACCGGGGTCACCGGCTCCATCGACCCTTACGGGCGGCTGGTGGCGCAAGCCCCGCGCCACCAGCGCACCGCCATCGACGTGCCTTACGCGTTCCGCAGCGACACCACCTTCTACACCCGTCACGGCGATGTCTTCGCATACCTGTGTGCGATAATCACAGTGGCGGGTCTGCTGGCACGTCTTCGGTTCCGCGCCGGCGCGATCCGCGGTTCCCGGTCATGA